AATACACAGAAGCACAGTGCTACAAAGAAATGATTTCCATGTAACGCTGTGCTTCTGTGTCAGAGCATATTACTTGGCGATGTGCTTAACCAAACGCAGCATGTTGCAAGTATAGCCATACTCGTTGTCGTACCAGGCCACGACTTTAACGAAGGTGGAATCCAGTGCGATACCGGCTTCAGCGTCAAAGGTGGAAGGTGCGGTATTGCCAACGAAGTCTGTTGATACCACTTTCTCTGTAGTGTAACCCAATACACCTTTCATCTCGCCTTCAGAAGCAGCCTTCATGGCTTTGCAGATATCGTCGTAGGACGCTTCTTTGTTCAACTCAACGGTCAGATCAACTACGGACACGTCTGAGGTAGGAACGCGGAAAGCCATACCAGTCAACTTGCCTTTCAATGCTGGAAGCACTACACCCACTGCTTTGGCAGCGCCGGTGGAAGAAGGAATGATGTTTTCCAGAATACCACGTCCACCGCGCCAGTCTTTGCTGGAAGGACCGTCAACGGTTTTCTGTGTTGCGGTGGCAGCATGTACTGTGGTCATCAAACCGCGCTTGATGCCGAAGTTGTCGTTCAATACTTTGGCTACCGGCGCCAGGCAGTTGGTGGTGCAGGAAGCTGCAGAAACAATCGCTTCGCCAGCATAAGTGGTGTGGTTCACACCGTATACAAACATTGGGGTGTCGTCTTTGCAAGGAGCGGATTGAACTACTTTCTTTGCGCCAGCTTTAATGTGAGCATCGCAGGATTCTTTGGTCAGGAAAAAACCGGTGCAATCAATCACGATGTCTGCGCCTGCTTCGTTCCATTTCAGGTTGGCTGGGTCGCGCTCAGCGGTCAGGCGAATTTTTTTGCCGTTCACCACCATATTGGCGCCGTCAACTGAGATTTCGCCATTGAAACGACCATGTACAGAGTCGAATTTCAACATGTAGGCCAGGTAATCAGGCTCAAGCAAGTCATTGATAGCAACAACTTCGATTTCAGGAAAATCTTTTGCAATTGCGCGGAACGCCATACGGCCAATACGGCCAAAGCCATTGATACCGACTTTAATAGTCATTGTTGTTACTCCTCAAGTGTTAAAACAAAAAAATTGTTGCCACAGCAATCGCCAAACCAATCTTAAGGGTGAGTAAGTTTAGTCTCACCCAAGAGGTGTCTTAGCGTGCTGTGATCAATATATTTACGCGATGCTCTTAACAGTGTTGACGACGTTCTCAACAGTGAAGCCAAAGTGCTTGAACAATTCTGGTGCAGGCGCGGATTCACCGAAGGTGTCTATACCAACAACAGCACCATCCAGACCTACGTATTTGTACCAGAACCCAGTTACACCAGCTTCAATGGCAACACGTTTAACGCCCTTAGGTAGTACGCTGTCCTTGTAAGCTTGATCTTGACGGTCGAAAACATTGGTAGATGGCATAGAAACTACGCAGGTAGGAATACCTTGCTCGTCCAGCACTTTTTTGGCATCCATAGCCAGGGCTACTTCGGAGCCGGTAGCGATCAGCACCATTTTGGCGTTGGCTGCATCAGCCAGGACATAACCGCCTTTGCGAACCGCTGCGATTTGTGCATCATCGCGCTTCTGGAATGCCAGATTTTGACGGCTGAAAATCAGGCTGCTTGGGCCAGTTTTTCGCTCAATGGCACTTACCCAGCTGATAGCGGATTCAACGGTATCACATGGGCGCCATACGTCCATGTTAGGAATCATGCGCAAAGTAGCTGTTTGTTCCACTGGCTGATGGGTTGGACCGTCTTCACCCAGGCCGATTGAGTCATGGGTGAATACCTGAATGTTGCGAATTTTCATCAATGCTGACATGCGCAGCGCATTGCGAGCATATTCAGAGAACATCAGGAATGTCGCGCCGTAAGGCATTATGCCACCGTGCAGCGTCATGCCGTTGATCATTGCGGTCATGCCGAATTCACGCACACCGTAGTTGACGTAGTTTCCGCCTGCCTTGCGAATAGGGTGGGAACCAGACCACAGGGTCAGGTTTGAGCCAGCCAGGTCGGCAGAGCCGCCCACCATTTCTGGCAGTGCTGGAGCTAGACCTTCAATACTGTTTTGTGAGGCTTTACGCGTTGCAATGGTCTCGGCTTTTTCATTTACCTTGGCAATGAAAGCGTCTACATGTGCATTCCAGTTGGCAGGCAAATCGCCATTCATGCGGCGCGTAAATTCTGCGGCTTCTTTTGGAAAGGCTTTGGTGTATTCAGTGAACTTGTTGTTCCACAAAGACTCGAGGCCTTCGCCCTTGGTGCGGCAATCCCAACCTTCATAGATATCTTGCGGGATTTCAAAAGGAGGGTGATTCCAGCCAATGTGCGCGCGGGTAGCTGCAATTTCAGCATCGCCCAATGCTGCGCCGTGTACATCGTGGGTGCCTTCTTTGTTAGGGGAACCCTTGCCGATGACAGTTTTGCAGCAGATCAAGGTTGGCTTGTCGGTTACTTTCTTGGCTGCTTGTACTGCGGCGTCTACGGCAACTGCGTCGTGACCGTTTACATTGGCAATCACATGCCAGCCATAAGCATCAAAGCGCTTTGGTGTGTCGTCGGTGAACCAGCCTTCAACGTGACCGTCAATGGAAATGCCGTTATCGTCCCAGAAGGCAATCAGCTTGCCCAGACCCAAAGTGCCGGCCAGTGAACAGGCTTCGTGGGAGATGCCTTCCATCAGGCAACCATCGCCCATGAATACATAGGTGTGGTGGTTAACGATTTCATGATCTGGCTTGTTGAATTCATTGGCCAGAATTTTTTCAGCTAGCGCCATACCTACTGCGTTGGTAATCCCTTGTCCCAATGGGCCAGTAGTGGTTTCTACGCCGGCGGTATAGCCGTACTCTGGGTGGCCTGGTGTCTTGGAGTGCATTTGACGGAAACGCTTGAGTTCATCAATTGGCAAGTCGTAGCCAGTTAAATGAAGCAGTGCGTAAATCAGCATGGAGCCGTGACCATTGGACAGAACGAAACGATCACGGTCGAACCATTTTGGATTGGCCGGGTTATGGCGCAGGTGATGATTCCATAATACTTCGGCAATTTCTGCCATGCCCATAGGTGCTCCAGGGTGACCGGAGTTTGCTTTTTGAACTGCATCCATGGCGAGTGCACGGATGGCGTTTGCTAAATCATTGCGAGTTGCCATAATTTCTCTCATTCCCGTTGTATAAATATGTTTTCCTCACGCCAGTTATAGTGGCGGGAGGGTGAAATTTCTGCGAGCAGCGCTCGTCTTTAAAATATTGATTAACTGGCTACCAAGAAATACTGGATTTTGTAGAAGCCAAATGAATCATTATTCCGTGGTTTTTAGGGGTGACCTCACCTGGCTCAGCCTAAACCAAAGAAAAGTTCTGATTATCGCCTATGCAGGCTTTTTGGGCAATAGCGCATAAGTGATTGCTTTGTTTGGGGATTGATGGTCGTTCATAGTGGGAAAGGCTTGAAATCAGGGGGTTTAAATGCTGCAGGCAAAGCAGAATTGAGGGCATAAAAATATTTTTATGCCCTCAACACTAACATTTATTAGCTGTCAGAATCCAAGCTTTCCAGGCCTGAAACAGGTCGGGATTTAAAGCGGCAATCACAGAACGTTGCCATACATCATCATCCCAAAATGATTCCATGGTGAGTGTGCACATATTTCCGCCAGCTTCTTCCAGGATAAGCGAGCCAGCTGCATAGTCCCATAATTTTTGGCCACCGTGAAGATATAGGTCGAAGCGACCTGCTGCAGCGTAACACCAGTCCAGTGTGCTTGCCCCATAGTTGCGCTGAGAGCTGTAAGGAGGCGCACTTGCCAGTTGCACAGCTAATTTATTGTCCAGGCGCTTAAGATCAACGCCTGCCATACACTGATGAAAATAGGGAGCATATTCCTTGATCGGTAAGCTTTCTCCATTGAGAAAGGCACCATGCCCTTTTTCTGCATAGAAAATTTCGTCTGATACGGGGTCGTAAATGACGCCCAGTACGCTGCGTCCTTGACGCATCAGGGCAACGGAAACAGCAAAATAAGGTAATCCATTGACAAAATTGGAGGTGCCGTCAATGGGATCAATGCACCACAAGCCTTCTGTTCCAGCGAGCCACTGTGCTTTTTGTTTTTCAAAGGGCATTTCTTCGCCCAATACCGGATAAGGCAGTATTTTCTGCAAACCTTGTGTGAGGGCGGCCTGAGACGCAATATCTGCTTCTGTGCACAGGCTGCCATCCGCTTTGTGCTGGCGCGCAACTTTCAGGTAGCGCGGCATGATCTCCGTTTGTGCAACAGCTTTGACCACGTCAATGACGCGTTGTAATGTATTCGATCCTGTCACGCGTTGTTTTTCCATTTGATTGAACAACCCATGCTGGGAATCTGTTCAATTGGCCCTTTGCCAGTTCGGGCGACTTGCACCATGGCTTCGAAAAGATCGCGGTGAGCGCTGGTTGCCGCGCTTTCCTTGCGAGATTCATCCAGGCGTCCCCGGTATTGCAGTTCCAGATTGGCGTTAAAGCCAAAAAAATCCGGGGTGCAGACGGCATCATACGCTTTCGCAACTTGCTGGGTTTCGTCCCAGACATAGGGAAAAGGAAATTGATACGCTTCGGCCACCCGTTTCATATTTTCGAAAGAGTCTTCGTCATATTCGGCAGGGTCATTTGACATGATGGCAATGCTGTTGATGCCGTGTTGTTGCAGTTCCAGCGTGTCGCGGACAATGCGGTCACGAATTGCTTTGACGTAGGGGCAATGATTGCAAATGAACATGACCAGCAGTCCGTTTTCACCTTTGATATCGGCTAACCGGTAGCGCTTGCCATCAACACCAGGCAAATCAAAGTCAATTGCTTTTCTGCCAAAATCACAAATGGGTGTTTGCAGGCTTACCATATTTCGTGATCTCCAATTAATAAAGTGGGCATATCTTCGCCCAATGCGATTGAGAATATATTAACATGAGCAGGTATATTCTATGGAGCAATTCGAGCATGGGTTTTTCGCGGTTTTATCATTCAGGGGATTTAGGGGCAGATCGTCAAATTACCTTGTCAGAGCAGGCGGCACACCATGCTACACGGGTTTTACGGTTAAAAACCGATGACCGGGTTACCTTGTTTAATGGGCAGGGGGGTGAATATGAAGCCACCATTGTTCAAGCCGGAAAAAAAGATGTGACTGTTAAAACGGGTGCCTGGCTTGACCGTGAGTGCGAGTCGCCGTTAAATATGACACTGGTCCAGGCCATTTCCAGCGGTGAGAAAATGGATTTTACTTTGCAAAAAGCGGTTGAGCTGGGTGTGGCAGCGATCCAACCGGTAATCAGCAGCCGAAGTGTGGTGCGCCTGGAGGGTGAGCGAGCGCTTAAACGCGTGCAGCATTGGCAAAGTGTGGTGATCTCGGCGTGTGAGCAGTGTGGGCGCAATCGTGTACCGCTAGTTGCACCGATTATGTCGCTTAATCATTGGTTGGAAGAAAAGGTGACTTCAACGCTCAAACTGACGTTATCGCCGTATGCGAAAGAGGGATTGAAAGAGATTGCTGCACCACAGGGACCGATTGTTTTTCTGGTGGGGCCTGAAGGGGGGTTTTCAGAGTCAGAAGAGGTGTCTGCTGCGGTGTCTGGTTTTATTCCAGTCAAACTGGGACAGCGGGTTTTGAGAACTGAAACCGCTGCTCTGGCGGCGATTTCGGCGATGCAAATGCTTTGGGGTGATTTTTGAATTCTTTTGCGTTTTGAAGAATAGTGTTAACTTGTTGCTTATAAGAAAATTTTTCTGGGTAAATCTCAAGCCTTAGTTGATTTCACCTGAGAGAATAAGAGGCGCAGAGTTGGTAAGGCAGCAGGATGTAAAGCCAACTGTTAAGCTAAGATCAAGGTTGCATTTGTGCTTTGTCACATACGCCTTATATCTTTTTGCCTCATTGATGTGCGTTTATTAATGGATAAAGCGTCGTGAGGCGCATGAGAAAAATAATGTCCCTTTCTATCTATACCAATACTGAAACGTTTGTGCAGTGGTTCCGTTCTGCTGCTCCCTATATCTATGCTTTTCGCGGCAAGACTTTTGTGGTCGCGTTTGGTGGTGAGGTGGTGAGTGACGGAAAATTTGTGGAACTGGTACATGATCTGAATCTGCTAAACAGCCTGGGCGTTCGTTTGGTGCTGGTACATGGCGCCCGTCCGCAGATTGAAGCACGCCTTAGCGAAAGTGATGTTACTGCACATTACGTCAATGGCCTGCGGGTGACAGATGAAGCCGCGCTGGTTTGCGTTAAAGAGGCTGTCGGCAAAGTGCGGGTGGAGATTGAATCACTTCTTTCCATGGGTTTGGCTAATTCACCCATGGCGGGTTCCAGTATCCGCGTGGCGAGTGGGAATTTTGTTATCGCAATGCCAATGGGCGTGAGAGAAGGGGTGGATCTCAAGCATACAGGTGAAGTGAGGAAGGTTGATGCTGAGGGGATTCGCCGCAGGCTTGATCAGGGAGAAATCGTTTTGCTCTCTCCCTTGGGTTATTCTCCAACAGGTGAAATATTTAACCTGTCGCTTGAAAACGTTGCGACTGCCACCGCTGTTGCGTTGGGTGCTGAAAAAATGATGTTTTTAATGGATACAGCCGGGGTGGTCGATGAAGCCGGTACTTTACTCAAAGAGTTGACCGCACAGCAGGCTGAAAAATTGTTGCTTAAATCCAAAGCGCTCCCGGAAGACGTGGGGCTGTATCTGCCTTGTGCGATACGTGCCTGCCGTAAAGGGGTTGCCCGTGCTCACCTGATCAGCCGTCATGCTGATGGAGCGGTGTTGCTGGAAATGTTTACCCATGAAGGCATAGGCACGATGGTGTCCAAAGACCCGGTTGAAAATCTCAGGCAGGCAACAATCGATGATGTAGGCGGGGTGCTTCAGGTAATCGAGCCTTTAGAGGCCGAGGGGGTGCTGGTGCGTCGGAGCCGTGAGTTACTGGAAATGGAAATTGAGCGGTTTACGGTGCTGGAACATGACGGTATGATCATCGGTTGCGCGGCGCTATACCCGTTTGCAGAGGAAAATGCAGCTGAGCTGGCTTGTTTGGCTATTCATAAAGATTATCTGGGTTCGGGGCGTGGTGGCAGGTTGCTACAGGGCGTACAGGATGAAGCAAAAAGCAAAGGCATAGAAAAATTGTTTGTGCTGACTACCCGGACAGCCCACTGGTTTATAGAGCATGGTTTTAAAGAAAGTGATGTGGATCAGTTACCAAAGCAAAAGCGAGATCTTTATAATTTCCAACGGCGTTCCAAGGTTTTTGTAAAGTCCATCTAAACTTTTTGGCAGGTCCCGGAGAGGGTATGTTTAAATCGATCCTGATCAGGATGTTCACGTTGGTGATCGTGTTGGGTAGTGCCTGTCCAGCATGGAGCGCTGATAAAAAGCCCAGTATCGAAATAGGCATTGCTCCGTTCCTTCCTGTGAAAACCTTGGCGCAAAATTACGCGCCGATGCGTGCTTATCTGGAACAACGTTTGAAAATGCCTGTTACTTTTGTGACGGCACCTGATTATAAAAGTTTTAATGAACGGACAGGCAAGCACGAATACCCCCTGATTATTACAGTGGCTAATTCAGCTTATCTGGCTTGGTCAGAGTATGGGTATATTCCCCTGTTGCGCCCTGTAATTTATACGCGACCAGTGCTGGTTGTCAGTAAAAATCAAAATATCGCTAGCTTGAAAGAGCTGCGTGGCAAAACGATTGGCATGTCAGATGCGTTGGCGGTAGTTTCGATGCAAGGCATGCAAATGTTGCGTGAGGCGGGTTTGGAATCAGGGCAAGATGTGACCATTAAAAACATGCAGAACCACGGCGCGGCAATTAATCTGGTTATTGCCGGTGATGTGGCTGCAGCTATTGTGTCTGACCGTGCTTTAATTCAGTTACCGGCAGCGACTCAAGATAGTGTGAAAATTATCCAGACTTGGGAACGCGGTGCAGTACCTGGCATTATTTATCTTGGAAGCCCGGATTTGCCGCGCGAAAAGATTGAAGCATTGAGTCAGGCGATTCTTGAATATGCGCGAGATGTTCCCGAGGGTATAGCGTTAATGAAAC
The genomic region above belongs to Sulfurirhabdus autotrophica and contains:
- the gap gene encoding type I glyceraldehyde-3-phosphate dehydrogenase, with translation MTIKVGINGFGRIGRMAFRAIAKDFPEIEVVAINDLLEPDYLAYMLKFDSVHGRFNGEISVDGANMVVNGKKIRLTAERDPANLKWNEAGADIVIDCTGFFLTKESCDAHIKAGAKKVVQSAPCKDDTPMFVYGVNHTTYAGEAIVSAASCTTNCLAPVAKVLNDNFGIKRGLMTTVHAATATQKTVDGPSSKDWRGGRGILENIIPSSTGAAKAVGVVLPALKGKLTGMAFRVPTSDVSVVDLTVELNKEASYDDICKAMKAASEGEMKGVLGYTTEKVVSTDFVGNTAPSTFDAEAGIALDSTFVKVVAWYDNEYGYTCNMLRLVKHIAK
- the tkt gene encoding transketolase is translated as MATRNDLANAIRALAMDAVQKANSGHPGAPMGMAEIAEVLWNHHLRHNPANPKWFDRDRFVLSNGHGSMLIYALLHLTGYDLPIDELKRFRQMHSKTPGHPEYGYTAGVETTTGPLGQGITNAVGMALAEKILANEFNKPDHEIVNHHTYVFMGDGCLMEGISHEACSLAGTLGLGKLIAFWDDNGISIDGHVEGWFTDDTPKRFDAYGWHVIANVNGHDAVAVDAAVQAAKKVTDKPTLICCKTVIGKGSPNKEGTHDVHGAALGDAEIAATRAHIGWNHPPFEIPQDIYEGWDCRTKGEGLESLWNNKFTEYTKAFPKEAAEFTRRMNGDLPANWNAHVDAFIAKVNEKAETIATRKASQNSIEGLAPALPEMVGGSADLAGSNLTLWSGSHPIRKAGGNYVNYGVREFGMTAMINGMTLHGGIMPYGATFLMFSEYARNALRMSALMKIRNIQVFTHDSIGLGEDGPTHQPVEQTATLRMIPNMDVWRPCDTVESAISWVSAIERKTGPSSLIFSRQNLAFQKRDDAQIAAVRKGGYVLADAANAKMVLIATGSEVALAMDAKKVLDEQGIPTCVVSMPSTNVFDRQDQAYKDSVLPKGVKRVAIEAGVTGFWYKYVGLDGAVVGIDTFGESAPAPELFKHFGFTVENVVNTVKSIA
- a CDS encoding inositol monophosphatase family protein; this encodes MEKQRVTGSNTLQRVIDVVKAVAQTEIMPRYLKVARQHKADGSLCTEADIASQAALTQGLQKILPYPVLGEEMPFEKQKAQWLAGTEGLWCIDPIDGTSNFVNGLPYFAVSVALMRQGRSVLGVIYDPVSDEIFYAEKGHGAFLNGESLPIKEYAPYFHQCMAGVDLKRLDNKLAVQLASAPPYSSQRNYGASTLDWCYAAAGRFDLYLHGGQKLWDYAAGSLILEEAGGNMCTLTMESFWDDDVWQRSVIAALNPDLFQAWKAWILTANKC
- a CDS encoding thioredoxin family protein, producing the protein MVSLQTPICDFGRKAIDFDLPGVDGKRYRLADIKGENGLLVMFICNHCPYVKAIRDRIVRDTLELQQHGINSIAIMSNDPAEYDEDSFENMKRVAEAYQFPFPYVWDETQQVAKAYDAVCTPDFFGFNANLELQYRGRLDESRKESAATSAHRDLFEAMVQVARTGKGPIEQIPSMGCSIKWKNNA
- a CDS encoding 16S rRNA (uracil(1498)-N(3))-methyltransferase, producing MGFSRFYHSGDLGADRQITLSEQAAHHATRVLRLKTDDRVTLFNGQGGEYEATIVQAGKKDVTVKTGAWLDRECESPLNMTLVQAISSGEKMDFTLQKAVELGVAAIQPVISSRSVVRLEGERALKRVQHWQSVVISACEQCGRNRVPLVAPIMSLNHWLEEKVTSTLKLTLSPYAKEGLKEIAAPQGPIVFLVGPEGGFSESEEVSAAVSGFIPVKLGQRVLRTETAALAAISAMQMLWGDF
- the argA gene encoding amino-acid N-acetyltransferase: MSLSIYTNTETFVQWFRSAAPYIYAFRGKTFVVAFGGEVVSDGKFVELVHDLNLLNSLGVRLVLVHGARPQIEARLSESDVTAHYVNGLRVTDEAALVCVKEAVGKVRVEIESLLSMGLANSPMAGSSIRVASGNFVIAMPMGVREGVDLKHTGEVRKVDAEGIRRRLDQGEIVLLSPLGYSPTGEIFNLSLENVATATAVALGAEKMMFLMDTAGVVDEAGTLLKELTAQQAEKLLLKSKALPEDVGLYLPCAIRACRKGVARAHLISRHADGAVLLEMFTHEGIGTMVSKDPVENLRQATIDDVGGVLQVIEPLEAEGVLVRRSRELLEMEIERFTVLEHDGMIIGCAALYPFAEENAAELACLAIHKDYLGSGRGGRLLQGVQDEAKSKGIEKLFVLTTRTAHWFIEHGFKESDVDQLPKQKRDLYNFQRRSKVFVKSI
- a CDS encoding phosphate/phosphite/phosphonate ABC transporter substrate-binding protein → MFKSILIRMFTLVIVLGSACPAWSADKKPSIEIGIAPFLPVKTLAQNYAPMRAYLEQRLKMPVTFVTAPDYKSFNERTGKHEYPLIITVANSAYLAWSEYGYIPLLRPVIYTRPVLVVSKNQNIASLKELRGKTIGMSDALAVVSMQGMQMLREAGLESGQDVTIKNMQNHGAAINLVIAGDVAAAIVSDRALIQLPAATQDSVKIIQTWERGAVPGIIYLGSPDLPREKIEALSQAILEYARDVPEGIALMKRLGYGGLAPIDLAELRTYEPYGVLLKEAMAKASSKQ